Below is a window of Nicotiana tabacum cultivar K326 chromosome 19, ASM71507v2, whole genome shotgun sequence DNA.
TTTTAAATGTTTTGTGCGTATGCCGAAGTTTATGAGTTCAATTGAAACTATAAGCGAATACGATTCATATATGCCTATATGTTTATATAACATGCTTCTGTAGTTTAAGACAAATCCAACGTACTACCATACGATATATAATTGTCATAACGTGACGGTGGGGACCTCCtttataacttgaaaaataagaaCAACTTAGCTTTTAgctgttgcagttaattggtaaaGTTGTCAAGTTGCACTATATATTCTTTTAAACTAGAAACTAGAGATGCATGAATTTCCAACTAACTTAGGAAGAATAGTTGTGTACATGAATCATTGTCACACTCAAAGTTGATGATGGAACTACTTCATCTTCACGCTACCAATATATTAAACAATACGACTACTTCATTTATGCGGGATAAACTTTTAGATTCAAGTTGTATAATTAGAGATAATTCGGTGTATAAAATATCTCGTATTCATGCATGGTCCAGGGTAGAGTTGCATCCGTAGGGGATATGATGTAGCCAATCTAGCAAGCATTAATGACTATTTTCACCGACCGAAACTATTACCTatagataatataaaaataatattactgTTGTTTCAAGGCTCATTTCAAGCTAATGaacgaaaaatatttttatacgTTGAAGCTCTACGATGAAAGTAAATCTTAAGGGGGCCCTTTAAATTCTGTATGTAGTTATGTTAGGCCTCTTGGGTTAAGGAAAAGGTCAAGCTATGCCCCATGGGTAGGTCTAGGGATAGAAGCAATCTTGGGGTTGGTTTGATctatatatttatatctatagAGAGAGAGAGCGTGTAAGGCGTGTTTACACACCGCCACATTCTAAGGAACAGCCAAACCTAATTTGGTCTTCAAAAAGAGACCaagaaggagaaaaaagaaaaggaagaaagagacAAAAGCAATTGTTCGGTTAATTAAGGATATATATATGTTGCACTTTATGCAAGCTGTGTCATATGGTTAGATCAAACCCCACACAGATAAAGACACAAAAACACTTTGAATTCCTTGTGATATATGATGGCCTTTTCAAAGATCGTGGTTTTGGTACAAAAAATATCATTGATTAATTAACTAAAGACATGTCTATATATACTTGGTGTGCCTTTGCCCTTTGGCTTTCGTATATGAAATGGAgtattattatctttattgtgAATCATGACATATTGACTTTACTTTTAGGTGGTCCTGATTGATCCAGGGACACAACTTTTGTAAAGTATTATTATCAATtcattttattataatttaattaatctTTGGTGCAAAGCTTTTCCAGAAACTCGAGCTACGTGACAAACTTTTTTCGCATGAGGTTAAAGTTTGTTGAGTATGCTTCACGAAGAAAGGAATTTTGTAATAACTGGTCATGTTCATATGCTAATATAACAAACTCCAgcttttcttaaaaaatattatatgcACTACACTTGGGttatttggttcagaataaggatattttaaaattatattctCGAGATTATAATTTCGCATATCCTATATGAAATagataatattaaaattttaatacaaATTTATATCGATTTTAGTTAATATCAACAACATAACACGAAATCAATGCAGTCTAAAATTTTGTACCGAAATTAATATTGGAATTCCTATAACCAAATGCCTTTCGGTGTGCATATCCCTTCCTATCTACTGTAAGTGTGATCATTGCGTGGAAGTTTTGCTTTTTGTTGAAGAAAAGTGGTGAAGTTTCTGTgacttttttctttaatcaatTGTTTTGATTTAGTATATATGTGTAACTGAAGAACACTCAAGAGTTTCTTCTTTCCAATGtacaaaccccccccccccccccccaaaaaaaaaaaagagaagaagaacaGTCAGAAGTACTCTCTATTTACAAGTCTGCTCTTTGCATCCATTAAATGCGAAATCATAAGTAATAACCAAGAATTAATTGATTAAAGATGGATAACACAGTAGGGTGAGTATAATTAATGTTAATGGAAAAAAAGGTTGTGTAACAACTCAACCCACTACTTATATTGTTTTCTTTGATTGTTTTCTTTGAGTCTAGATCTCCACAACTTTAAAACATATAATTAGAAAACTTATTTCTTTATATACTCACCATCCCTATTATGTTTTGCCAAGTTGGAATAACATTTATATATTGATAACctaaatatttacataaaagtgTATTTTACCATATTACCATCGTGTGACCAAGAGATCATGTGTTTAAGACGTGAAAACAGTCTCTTATAGAAATGTAATATAAGACAAACATGTAACTTCCTTATTTTTTAGATTACTagttaattttgatttttatagaCGATTTACCTATAGTTATCTTTTTAGATAGCAATAGTAAAATGTAAATGAAAATAGGAGGCTTTGAGGCAATTTGTAAATTCAAGATCAGCAAAATTTGTTTCTTCCCTTTTTTGATCATTCAATATTACTGTATCAGTGTGAAACAATACTGATCCTTGGCAATATATGCAAAGCAATTGCCTCCATCTCCGGCGGAGTATTCACAACTCGAATTACATTAGCTGGTTTTACTGTAACATCCACCACCGCAATCTGCCGTCCACCACTACAAATGACACAAACTCGTCCTCTTCCAACACTAATTTGCTCAGCACCTTTCAAATGTTCACAAGACTCAATCAACTCTTCCCATTCATCAATTTCTGATATATATTTACTCAATGATCCCTTTATCTCATCTACTACGTACATCTCACTTTCATCatttattgttgttgctgctggCCCATTCCATCCTGCTAGCATTCCCTCTCGCATCTCTTCCCACTCATCTTTTGTTATGTCGTAAATGGCGCCTTGTTTTACTGCACGTCCCTTGATATTTACCtgttaaaaatataattaagtaaattaaaaaaaaattcaataactACGATTTTGAAATGGCCAATTCCGACATAGATTTTGAATACAGCCTTCCGTTTTTTGGATGAGTTGGTCACACAACACAATATGGTTTCAAAGCCAGTGGCGGAGCACATAGGCTCAAGAATGGCCAGTTGAAAATTCTTTGCCAGAGAATATACTGGTATACAAAAACTTAATATAAATATTATaggttatatatatattaaatcttTAACCCTTTTAGCGAATTCTGATTTCACAACCAGTCAAAGCAGGTAATGAGTGGCAATTATGACGTTGTCCAATACCCTTCTTACAATTTCTGGTTAAGGACATTGTAACAGTACTAGAGTATGTTACACAATTTCATCGCTACTCATTATTAtattaaaacaaaaaacaaataacGTACTTAACCGgtcataaaaaaaaatcaaacttttGAATGAGATAGACACATAGATTACCATGCATAGTTTCCCTCTATAGCCAATAGCATCAACAGCTTCTCTACTAAATCTTCCATCTTTCAATCCAGCCATTTTTTCCCATTTCCATTCATTAGCCTTTTTCTTCACATCCCATTTCTCTAGAGACCTTGCTACATCTCCATCATATACAGATCCAATACCACTTGCTATATACACATTTCCATGTACAGAAGTCGTACCACACCATCTCCGCGGCGTAGGCAATTTAGGTCCAAAAAACCATTCATTAGACAATGGATTAAATCCCAATGGACGTTCAAATGCAGGTAGAAACTTATGTGTAGTAGCAGCAATAAGAACCATACGTTCAGATACAGTTAAAGATTGAATTGAAAGGCTTCTTGATATAAAAGAAGGATGACGGCGAAGTACACGAATAGGTGGATCTGAAGGAGGATTTGGTAAAGTTTTCCATTTAGATGAAATTGGATCTAAGCAGAAAAACTCCACAGAGTTTTGTTCATGATCAACTTTTGTATGCTTATTGCTAGTATTAGCACTTGTACTGGATGATGAAGTAGTAGTTGGAGAGCATACAACATAAAGAGAATAAAAAGGAGGAAAAAATGAGGTGTAAATAAGGCGTCGCCAAGATTTGGAAACACCATAAAGAAGTGAAGGCTGAAGGTTGGAAAGACAAAGATGAGCTAAGTGATCTGGCAAACCAGGAATCAGTACTGATGATTCAATACTGCTTTCTCGgtcattttcttgaatttttatgCGCTTTAAGGCATCTTCCATGGCTGTGAAATTGCTCCCCGTTTCTAACTTCATAGCCTTTGAGGGGAAAGAGCAAAAGTGGCCTATAcacaatgaaatatatatatatatacagtttaAACTCCCGTTTAGCCATAGATTTGggcttcatttttttaaaaaaaaaaaaattaaaataaaatttatttatgaaatatgatatcgttttggaaaaaaaaatcaaaaatttttaATTTCCCAAAAACTGCCCTATTTTTCTTCCACTcgcaaaatttcaacttttattcaaataaaatgcatgtctaAACACATgtaacttcaactttcaaaaattatttttcaacacaacttcaaaaaatcttttttcaagtttcaatcaacCCTATATCTAAATGCTAGCTAAGTTATATATACTaagtataaaaaattatttacactATCATATTATTCAAAGAAAAGAGATATTTACATAAGTCTCCTTAAAATGCGGGATCAATAATCTTAAAAATAAGATAGATTATTtattacaataaataaataaaggtgatctaataatataaaaattatttatactaACGatctaataatataaaaaattgtATAGGCATGGCTTTTGGTGCTTGGAATGATGGTGTCTTTTGGctttgtaattttttttcttgCTGGCTGTTGAAGTCATAATTGAAGTACTTAAAATCTTAGCTAGTTGGACTTTGTCCATGCTATAAATGCAAAACTTTACGTATTTAATGCTCACAAATTACATAAGATATTAAAAGGATGCTTACAAATTGAAAATTGACGAGAAATGAAAAATATCTCAAGAAAGTCCAAAAATGGATATTGTTAGAAAACTTTGTTTGGATCCGAGTATCCGACATAAAATGAGGAAGATAGTGCACAATACCTCAAAGATGATAATACAGTCAAAAATCTACTTTATAGGAAAAGTTTCTCTCTAAAGTATGATTTTAATGGACCGTGTTGAACCACGTATTTAGTTGCTTAGCGGGTTTATTCagattttttaattatcaaactAAATTAATGGTGTCGAGTTTTTAAATCtgtaaaccaaatcaaaccaataaagTCCGGTTTTTTAATCTCAGTTTTTCTCGAAATTTTCGGGTTTTCCCCTGTAATGTCTTCATAGcgcaaaatatgtaacttgtgctccaaatatttctttagttctagtaggatacaactatataatgtatttttcaagaaaataacacaataatatgagatggGTCATAGaaatatactaaaatattcaataacaatgataataaaatcacataaaacagatattgctaattaataaaccataataaaaatgaacacaatctaaaagtactatataagtcatgctaaaataagtacataactaagcactaaagaaagATAAACTACGTTatacattttcattataaaccaatgcaaaactaaaaatagatatccaacattATTGTGACttctagtattgaattgaatttattttgttagcattaatattgatCTTAACTTTATTTGAGTTGCTatatttatgggctataaaacttattgtaCCATTCGAGAATGTTAAGTCTAAGattaaaataatacattaaaagataaaactgtgaaaaaagtttaagaaatatttataaattacatcacaaaaaatattttaaataattgtataaatataatatcgggttggtttggtttcggtttgacttttatAGTTAAATCCAGACCAAAcaaattatggtcgggtttttttcaataccaaatcaaatcaaatcacgTCGGAATTTTTTTTCCGGTTTGACTTGAATTATCGATATATTTACTCGCACCGCGTACTTATAAATTAAAGTGAAATTATATCACTTAATCATAGATTTAATGCACaaaacaaatgttttaaaatcatGATACAAATTCATAAATTATATCATAAATTGTACTTTAatcctttttcattttcctttttctgtAATATTAAATAAGTTTATATGATACAATTATCTTGAGATTAATGAGGTGAACATTTTGACATTTCCCTTTTTAGTACTTGTGTAGGAATTTGTTGTCCACATAGATTTCATTACAAACTTCTATTACTTGACTTGTTGACATCAACAGTGAGCAAATTATCCAgtttctttgcttttaatattCCATGTTTTCGCAATGAAAtttaatactccctccggtccacgaattttttggtatttttttttggttcaaaataagtgatttttcaagatttcaagaatgaattaatcattttttttttcttacatTACCCatggagtaaatagtgttggagtatgtgttaggaatatttatgtgaagagatagtaaaggttaatatggtcaacttcattactaattaatgttaaaaagtgaatttcttaatttgtgtgaaaacaactaaaaaatCACTTACTTTGGACCGAGAGAAATAATATAAATTAGTGATGATTTcttaaaatagaaggaaatgatGAAGTGTGGATTCGATGATTATTCCTTTTCAAATACTCTAGTTGAATCTCATGTATTATTGTTGGGATCTCTGCAAacagaagaaagagaaaaaaaaagctcTCTCTTCTCCAGTTCTCCTACCTAACATTTTAAAAACATATCGTCATGGAATTATCAGTTGAATTGCAACAAAAAATTCACAATATTGGCACGTCATGCACTGTTCAATAATTCCATTATAACGTCACTCTTTCCTTTTTTAAACCTAAACCGCCATGAAAAATTAGGCAATGAGCGTAGCAAAAAGTTCGTAATTATCAACGTCAGCtttatttttggcttaatttcaaATACAGCTTGATGCTGTCATGCCGTGGCATCTAGCAGAGATCGATGTAGCCTTTTAGTTATTAGTTCATGAGATCTCAGTATTGTCGATATGatgtataaatatattatatatatatatatatatggaaattTACTAAAATGATAACAAATATTATATTCTAGTGATCAAAGTAATGGAGTACTCATGCTCCGTACATAAAATGATAAGCATAATCTCAAAGGTGTTAACCTCTTTTTATAtttggatttaacttatatacattgacaattataatataaatatttttacacCTACATATATTTTAACTTATTGTAATATGGTTCACGTACCTCATTGTTAGGTGTATTTATCTTTTAAGTGACCTTCTCGTGTACTATAAAAATTTCATACACGGTCAATATAGAGAAGTTGAAATCTTTATATATATCCCAACAATAACTCTCTCCCTTTCTATTGATGCCCTAGTCGTATTTAGCTTCTCATTAGGAATAGATGGGCTCACTTGTTGACACttttaggggttgtttggtacaTTAGACAAGAATAATAATTTCGGGATAAAGTTTGTGATTAAATTTATCCCATGTTTGGTTTGGGGTATTAGCTAATCCATTTCCGTTGTTTCCCTGTGCGACTCCCATCTATAGTCAAATCGGAACTAGTCAAAAGATTGTGCGACTACTTTGCCTACTGCCTGGCTACTTAATCTCTTAGTTTTGCACCTACTTTATACTTTCATTAACAAATTCTGGCAGCATCATATGACGATTAAAACATGATCGATCTGTTTTCATGCTTCATACCAATTAACAACATAGACTGACCAAATAAGGAATCTGAGATAGAACAAGAAGGTATACTATACCAAATTTATCATTGATATTCTGTAATCACTAAAACGGAGAGTACTGTATAGGTTGAACGTGAAGTTTCAAGAGAAATTAAGAAAAGTTGGGGGAGGAGAGAGGGGAAGAGACTAAATAGGAAATAAGAGAGAACTACCTACGAAATAAGAAGAGCAATTTTTTGTTTGTTCAATTTTTGTTAATGCCAAGACAAGTTAAAATATCTGTTTGTGCTATTTCTACTTACATTCACCATTATCACGCATTTTCACCATCCTTAACAGCTCCTGAATGATGACATGATCCTTGAATTATAAATTATCTCCGCAAATCCAAATCTCTCGTTCCTGTGATAGCTCATGCATAATGCAGCCATTTATCAATCCACCTCACCAGATCATTTCTTGATAAAGTATTCATTTCATGAAGAAGCAACTGATAAGGCTAAAGGCATCTCAATTTCCTTTGCAGAGTTGATGGATGATGCATCTCCTCCATCTTGTTGGATATGGCCACTTTCTTGTTTGCCATTGTTAATGTTATTGTTATTAGAAGTAGCAGCATTTGCCTTGGAATCAGTCCTGGCCACCCCAGGGTTTGCCATTGTGGCATCCCTTGAGGTGCGCCTTGAAATCTGGCGGTTGTCAACGCTGCTGTCGCCAAAACAGCACCGTTTCATGCCGGTGTAAAAGTAAGTCAGGAGCCAAAATATGTAGGGAGAACCAATCAAGATCAATCCTGCAGCTGGAAACCATGGCTGGGATTGATCTGGCACGAAAAGGTAGAGAACAAGGAGGACACCACCCGTTAGTACACAAAGACAGAACAAGGAAGAGATCAGAGGAACCCTCAAATCCCCCTCCCTCTCCTCCATTATCCCTCttcaaatattttcctttttatatccCTACAGAAGGATCTGTTTCTTTTCTTTCCGTTGATTTCTTTTCTTCtattctttgttttccttttcccttCTCCCTCCCTTACTCTAGTatgttctttgtttttctttcattgtcgtcatttttctctcttccagattcttcctcctcctcccccTCTAATGGAGATCATGCAATCAAGATCtctctttttcctattttcttttttcGGGTACCTGTTTTTCGTGAGATGCAAAAAATAAACAACAGGAAGGACAATTTCAGACAGGAAAGAAGAAAAGCGTTTAAAGCGGAAGGTTGtttataaaatatgaaatggTAATGTCATTAATTTTAACCTTATTAAGACAAAAGACAGAAAAAATTGTCATGAAGTTGGACAAAACTTAGGTTTTTTGGTTCTTTAAAGCAATTTTATGAGTGAAACTCATTTTGTCCCTCCTATTGTCTTCAAAATCAAATTCTCTCTCCAATTTTACACTATAGACATTTTCTCCCCCTATCCCAAGCAGTATATTTTACCCGTACATTCTCAATCCCCACTATACGTAATCTTTTAAATTATAATACTTTAATTCTTTATTTCAAGTTAAGTGCTCTATCTATAATTTAGATTATGACCTATCTTAATTTAGATTATGATTTTATAGGACAGAATTGACTGGTGATTTATAAATCCATGTCTATTTTTTATTCGCTATGTGCATATTCTTAATATcgtatttatttatacttaatttACTAAGTTCATAAGTCAAAAGATATATAAGCATCCTACCCTACATCTCCTACCTTGTATGCGAAAACTTACTAGTATTCAGTTTAAACGTTCCTCTAAAGCTTTGCATAAACGTTTCTGTTTTCTCATTGATGAATATATAGAGGCTATCATGTTGCAAGGCATTCGAAAATTTTATCCTAATAGTCTGCAGAAGCTTAATTCGATTTTCACTTTTGTAAAGCACAACTATATTCAAGATTTTCATCTAGCTCTCATCGTAAAACTGCTTAATTTTGAACTTACCTTCCAAGATTCACAGCTTTCACCAGTAATTGCACCCAACTCTGACTAACACCAAGAGTACTTTCGTCAAGCATAAGGTTTCAGGTCTTCATACAATCACATACTGGACTAGCATCTGTAACAGATATCAAGCAACATCTGCGAAGAAAGAGAAGCTTTAAGTTGATGCATGTGCAAAAGATTCACATGCGTAGCTCTTCAATTTAGAGATGTTTGAAGAACCAACCTCTTAATGAGATTTGAAGGCTATTGAGTAATGTTCCAATCCTAGATGAATTCATCAAGAAGGAACCAGAAATTCTATTCAGGAACTTTTATAGATAGGAATACAGGGAAAAAACATGTTAAGAAACATTAATTTCTTCAGAAGAACTGAATTTTGAATAGCATCCCTG
It encodes the following:
- the LOC107821965 gene encoding F-box/kelch-repeat protein SKIP25-like gives rise to the protein MKLETGSNFTAMEDALKRIKIQENDRESSIESSVLIPGLPDHLAHLCLSNLQPSLLYGVSKSWRRLIYTSFFPPFYSLYVVCSPTTTSSSSTSANTSNKHTKVDHEQNSVEFFCLDPISSKWKTLPNPPSDPPIRVLRRHPSFISRSLSIQSLTVSERMVLIAATTHKFLPAFERPLGFNPLSNEWFFGPKLPTPRRWCGTTSVHGNVYIASGIGSVYDGDVARSLEKWDVKKKANEWKWEKMAGLKDGRFSREAVDAIGYRGKLCMVNIKGRAVKQGAIYDITKDEWEEMREGMLAGWNGPAATTINDESEMYVVDEIKGSLSKYISEIDEWEELIESCEHLKGAEQISVGRGRVCVICSGGRQIAVVDVTVKPANVIRVVNTPPEMEAIALHILPRISIVSH